In the genome of Rhodoferax sp. BAB1, one region contains:
- the rplJ gene encoding 50S ribosomal protein L10 → MSLNRSEKEAVISDVTSLAAKAQTLVMAEYRGITVADMTKLRSNARSQGVSLSVLKNTLARRAVAGSAFEVAADQMTGPLIYGFSVDAVAAARVVADFAKTNDKLVIRGGAYGGKALDVKGVKQLASIPSKEVLLAQLCGLLMSPMSRTAVVLGALAAKKGEVAAA, encoded by the coding sequence TTGAGTCTGAATCGCAGTGAGAAAGAAGCGGTCATCAGTGATGTGACCAGCCTCGCCGCTAAAGCTCAAACGCTCGTGATGGCGGAGTACCGCGGCATCACGGTCGCTGACATGACCAAACTGCGTTCCAATGCCCGCAGCCAGGGTGTGAGCCTGAGCGTGTTGAAAAACACGCTGGCCCGCCGTGCTGTGGCAGGTAGCGCGTTTGAAGTGGCAGCCGACCAGATGACCGGTCCGCTGATCTATGGCTTCTCCGTCGATGCCGTGGCCGCCGCTCGCGTGGTGGCCGATTTCGCGAAAACCAACGACAAGCTGGTGATTCGCGGCGGCGCATACGGCGGCAAGGCCCTGGACGTCAAGGGCGTGAAGCAGCTGGCAAGCATCCCCTCCAAGGAAGTGCTGCTGGCTCAGCTGTGTGGCTTGCTGATGTCGCCGATGTCCCGCACCGCCGTGGTGCTGGGTGCCCTGGCGGCGAAAAAAGGCGAAGTTGCTGCTGCTTGA
- the rplA gene encoding 50S ribosomal protein L1 yields MTTKKQKALQGKVDSNKLYPLADALKIVQECATAKFDESIDVAVQLGIDAKKSDQVVRGAVVLPNGTGKTKRVAVFAQGAKAEEAKAAGADVVGMDDLAARVKAGDMPFDVVIAAPDAMRVVGTLGQILGPRGLMPNPKVGTVTPDVATAVKNAKAGQVQFRVDKAGIVHSTIGRRSFDAAKLQGNLAALIEALNKAKPASSKGVFLRKVAVSSTMGVGVRVDTQTISA; encoded by the coding sequence ATGACCACCAAGAAACAGAAGGCCCTGCAAGGCAAGGTCGACAGCAACAAGCTGTACCCGCTGGCCGATGCGCTGAAGATCGTGCAAGAGTGCGCCACCGCCAAGTTCGATGAGTCCATCGACGTGGCCGTGCAGCTCGGCATCGATGCCAAGAAGTCGGACCAGGTGGTGCGTGGCGCCGTCGTGCTGCCCAACGGCACCGGCAAGACCAAGCGCGTGGCCGTGTTTGCCCAGGGCGCCAAGGCTGAAGAAGCCAAGGCCGCCGGTGCCGACGTGGTCGGCATGGACGATCTGGCTGCCCGCGTGAAGGCTGGCGACATGCCCTTCGACGTGGTGATCGCCGCTCCCGATGCCATGCGCGTCGTCGGTACCCTGGGTCAGATCCTGGGTCCGCGTGGCCTGATGCCCAACCCCAAGGTGGGTACCGTCACCCCCGACGTCGCCACGGCCGTGAAGAACGCCAAGGCTGGTCAGGTGCAGTTCCGCGTGGACAAGGCCGGTATCGTGCACAGCACGATCGGCCGCCGCTCGTTTGATGCTGCCAAGCTCCAGGGCAACCTGGCCGCGCTGATCGAGGCCCTGAACAAGGCCAAGCCGGCGTCGAGCAAGGGTGTGTTTTTGCGCAAGGTTGCTGTTTCGTCCACGATGGGCGTGGGTGTCCGTGTCGACACCCAGACCATCTCGGCGTAA